A window from Leptospira wolffii serovar Khorat str. Khorat-H2 encodes these proteins:
- a CDS encoding Crp/Fnr family transcriptional regulator yields MMTATQLTPEYTDQALLNPKFDTNRVSNLDLKIRLTRREISKNGILFSEGDTAHGFYIVESGSFRSFRSSASAGKQQTFQFYGPGNWMGIRDAVYGGKYLHHAIALEDSSVFFIEEDELKRLLQSDSEFQNSVFYQVAKDSVEAENKIYSLGTRQVHAKLSEFLLQFMDGQSGEVDLPFTREVMASVIGVTTETLVRALTDLKSRNWIDIDKRKIFVKDELALRRLLD; encoded by the coding sequence ATGATGACCGCTACACAATTAACACCTGAATATACCGACCAAGCTTTACTGAATCCTAAGTTCGATACCAATAGAGTATCGAACCTCGACTTAAAGATTCGGTTAACCCGGAGAGAGATTTCTAAGAACGGAATTCTTTTCTCGGAAGGAGATACGGCCCACGGTTTTTATATCGTAGAAAGCGGTTCCTTCCGGTCGTTTCGTTCTTCTGCTTCCGCGGGCAAACAACAGACTTTTCAATTCTACGGGCCCGGAAATTGGATGGGGATCCGTGACGCGGTCTACGGAGGAAAATATCTCCATCACGCGATAGCGTTGGAAGATTCTTCGGTGTTCTTTATCGAAGAAGACGAGCTGAAAAGACTCCTACAATCGGATTCCGAATTCCAAAACTCGGTCTTCTACCAAGTCGCCAAGGATTCCGTAGAAGCGGAAAATAAGATCTATTCCTTAGGCACTCGCCAGGTTCACGCGAAACTTTCCGAGTTTCTCCTGCAGTTCATGGACGGACAAAGCGGAGAAGTGGATTTACCTTTTACCAGGGAAGTGATGGCTTCCGTGATCGGAGTCACCACCGAGACTTTAGTTCGGGCACTGACCGATCTAAAAAGTAGGAATTGGATCGATATAGATAAGAGAAAGATTTTCGTTAAAGACGAACTTGCACTTCGTAGATTATTGGATTGA
- a CDS encoding DUF2892 domain-containing protein yields the protein MKMNEGNLDRTIRTIVGIGLIAFGVSLQGPIGTGLVVFGLVPLLTGLLGYCPLYSLFGWNSCPVKK from the coding sequence ATGAAAATGAACGAAGGTAATCTGGACAGAACGATCCGAACTATTGTAGGTATCGGTTTGATAGCGTTCGGAGTTTCTCTACAGGGTCCGATCGGTACCGGCTTGGTAGTATTCGGTCTTGTTCCTCTGCTCACCGGACTTTTGGGATATTGCCCATTGTATTCATTATTCGGTTGGAACAGCTGTCCTGTAAAAAAGTAA
- a CDS encoding sulfite exporter TauE/SafE family protein → MEMLSALVVSAFLSGLAGSIHCAGMCGPLAGTLSFFVSSDKKSSNVFLQLAYNLGRFFSYSLIGLLLGFAGEGTNATLAKLLPLQEAAAWIGVFALGILGIFLLFGKVPTSNQRLSKLISKFAKPILGELQGSSLSLGKIGKLGFYFGLLTGLLPCGILYPAFVTAFASGSPIHGAIIMSAFFLGTFPLLYLFGIGFKSMVSKLRGNATRYAGGFIVVVSILLILFRFQHQHGNHEEHSEPTHNHSHHH, encoded by the coding sequence ATGGAAATGCTTTCTGCCCTGGTTGTATCCGCGTTTTTAAGCGGACTCGCAGGATCCATCCATTGCGCCGGGATGTGCGGCCCTCTGGCGGGAACTCTTTCCTTCTTCGTGTCCTCAGATAAAAAATCCTCCAATGTGTTTCTACAACTCGCCTACAATTTAGGAAGATTCTTTTCCTATTCGCTTATCGGGCTTTTACTGGGTTTTGCAGGAGAAGGTACGAACGCTACCCTAGCTAAACTACTTCCTTTGCAGGAAGCGGCGGCTTGGATCGGCGTATTCGCTCTAGGAATTTTGGGAATTTTCCTATTATTCGGAAAAGTTCCCACAAGCAACCAGAGATTATCCAAACTAATCTCTAAATTCGCGAAACCTATATTAGGAGAATTGCAAGGATCCTCCCTAAGCCTTGGAAAGATCGGCAAATTAGGATTTTATTTCGGCCTGCTAACCGGACTACTCCCCTGTGGAATCCTCTACCCCGCATTCGTGACCGCATTTGCAAGCGGCTCTCCTATACACGGAGCGATCATAATGAGCGCGTTCTTCCTGGGGACTTTTCCTTTGCTTTATCTTTTTGGAATCGGTTTCAAGTCCATGGTCTCCAAATTAAGAGGAAACGCCACAAGATATGCAGGGGGATTCATCGTAGTAGTGTCCATTCTACTCATACTTTTCCGTTTCCAACACCAGCACGGAAATCATGAAGAACATTCCGAACCGACTCATAATCATTCTCACCATCATTAA
- the ccoS gene encoding cbb3-type cytochrome oxidase assembly protein CcoS — MNALYLMVPVALVIAFGAFYTFYLSFKAGQYEDIEGPKYRMLFDEESPESKKERG; from the coding sequence ATGAACGCATTGTATCTGATGGTGCCGGTGGCGCTGGTGATCGCCTTCGGAGCTTTTTATACCTTCTACCTAAGTTTCAAAGCCGGTCAGTACGAGGATATAGAAGGCCCGAAATACAGAATGCTCTTCGACGAGGAAAGCCCGGAATCCAAGAAGGAGAGAGGATAA
- a CDS encoding heavy metal translocating P-type ATPase gives MRETATEALCFHCNSKIESEPVFGVYNGIKREYCCNGCATLSGILLENGLDRFYEIRGSQLLEPASEKSEAGSDSLLDNQSVYSEYLENVSPENSSVFITIGGIHCSACVWLVETAMSRTEGVDEARINFGTGRLKLVFDPKKATLAKIFGSIRKLGYKPSLYSPLKAESKVAKPFQDLAYRMTAAGFCWGNIMLFSASLYAGYFEGMELNIKNLFHYISWILATPVYFYSGYPFWKGAYESWKRRILSMDTLLFAGVSMAYFYSVYVTLTEKGEVYFDSVCTIYFFILLGKYLEAMIRYKAGAKIGELLSLLPEEYEVERDGNWSQIPTSSVIKGDSIRLRHGSRSPVDGILTSTTEAFFDESVITGESNPVLKSKGESVKAGSICLSSNILILASGTAKESSLAQIGRLLEDSILTKPKIQRITDKLSSIFIKVVLAVAVGTFSYWWYFGSLEEAILNTISVLIVACPCALGLSVPAALVVGHWMQSKAGVLIKNPETAEILAKADRIFFDKTGTLTTGKLEFKSERYFTEEWDRKHLKNMASDLETHSTHPVARSLVQALSSDNEKKEFHWSSVREFVGQGIEAKNGKKHLYRIGSRKFAVPSEHKNDGWVYLSSDGRPLAAWEFGDKARPEAKESIAKIKTLIPKLEILSGDSYEKVDRLSKELGINEFSSDLSPVEKRERIRKAQESGEVVVMVGDGINDSACIAQADLGVSMGMGSDLSLDKSDVVLVQNRLDSLPKSIKISRKTRSIILQNVCLSLVYNTIMIPLAAFGFMLPVICAGFMTLSSITVVLNSVSMTRRLSE, from the coding sequence ATGAGAGAAACCGCAACCGAGGCACTCTGCTTCCACTGCAATTCGAAGATAGAATCCGAACCCGTATTCGGAGTTTATAATGGAATAAAAAGGGAATACTGCTGCAACGGTTGCGCCACTCTTTCCGGGATCCTTCTGGAAAACGGGTTAGACCGTTTCTATGAAATCCGAGGCAGCCAATTATTGGAGCCGGCCTCGGAAAAATCGGAGGCCGGTTCCGATTCCCTTTTGGACAACCAGTCCGTTTATTCCGAATATTTGGAAAACGTATCTCCCGAAAATTCCTCCGTTTTCATTACTATAGGAGGAATCCATTGCTCTGCATGCGTATGGTTAGTGGAAACCGCAATGTCCAGAACAGAAGGAGTGGACGAGGCAAGGATCAATTTCGGAACGGGAAGGTTAAAGCTCGTTTTCGACCCCAAGAAGGCGACTCTAGCCAAAATCTTCGGATCCATTAGAAAATTGGGATATAAGCCGTCTCTTTATTCCCCGTTAAAAGCAGAATCCAAGGTCGCCAAGCCTTTCCAAGATTTGGCATATAGAATGACCGCGGCGGGATTCTGCTGGGGAAACATCATGCTATTCTCTGCAAGTCTATACGCGGGTTACTTCGAAGGGATGGAACTGAATATTAAGAATCTATTCCATTATATTTCCTGGATCCTTGCAACACCGGTTTACTTTTATTCCGGATATCCTTTCTGGAAGGGAGCTTACGAATCCTGGAAACGCAGAATCCTCTCCATGGATACCCTACTCTTCGCGGGTGTAAGCATGGCCTATTTCTATAGCGTCTATGTGACCCTCACCGAAAAAGGAGAGGTCTATTTCGACTCCGTCTGCACCATCTATTTCTTCATTCTTCTGGGAAAATACCTGGAGGCGATGATTCGCTATAAGGCCGGAGCTAAGATTGGAGAATTACTGTCGCTTCTACCCGAAGAATACGAGGTGGAGAGAGACGGAAATTGGAGCCAGATTCCCACTTCTTCGGTGATCAAAGGAGATTCGATCCGTTTAAGGCACGGAAGTCGTAGTCCCGTTGACGGAATTCTGACGTCGACGACCGAAGCGTTCTTCGATGAATCCGTTATAACGGGAGAAAGTAATCCGGTCCTGAAATCCAAAGGAGAATCCGTAAAAGCGGGCTCCATCTGTCTTTCCAGCAATATTCTGATCCTCGCATCCGGAACGGCAAAAGAAAGCTCCCTAGCTCAGATCGGAAGATTATTAGAGGATTCTATTTTAACAAAACCGAAAATTCAAAGAATCACGGATAAGCTTTCCTCCATATTCATAAAAGTGGTTTTGGCCGTCGCCGTCGGCACATTCTCCTATTGGTGGTATTTCGGCTCTTTGGAAGAAGCGATCCTGAATACGATCAGCGTTCTAATCGTAGCCTGCCCTTGCGCCCTGGGCTTAAGCGTTCCCGCGGCATTAGTGGTAGGTCATTGGATGCAATCCAAGGCGGGAGTTCTCATCAAGAATCCGGAGACGGCTGAAATTCTTGCCAAGGCGGATCGCATTTTCTTCGATAAAACGGGCACACTCACTACCGGAAAATTAGAGTTCAAATCCGAAAGATATTTCACGGAAGAATGGGACCGCAAACACCTGAAGAATATGGCCTCGGATCTGGAGACACATTCCACGCATCCAGTAGCACGTTCTCTTGTGCAAGCGCTCTCTTCCGATAATGAAAAGAAGGAATTCCATTGGAGCTCCGTAAGAGAATTCGTCGGCCAGGGAATCGAGGCGAAAAACGGAAAGAAACATCTGTATAGAATCGGCAGCAGAAAATTCGCCGTTCCTTCAGAGCACAAAAACGACGGCTGGGTCTATCTAAGTTCCGACGGTCGTCCTTTGGCCGCCTGGGAATTCGGAGACAAGGCGAGACCCGAGGCAAAGGAAAGTATAGCCAAGATCAAGACATTGATTCCAAAGTTGGAAATCCTCTCCGGAGATTCCTACGAAAAAGTGGATCGATTGTCCAAAGAACTCGGGATCAACGAATTCTCCTCCGATCTTTCTCCCGTCGAGAAAAGGGAACGGATACGTAAGGCCCAGGAATCCGGAGAAGTTGTGGTGATGGTGGGAGACGGGATCAACGACTCCGCCTGTATCGCACAAGCGGACCTTGGAGTTTCCATGGGTATGGGCTCCGATCTTTCCTTAGACAAATCGGATGTGGTACTCGTGCAGAACCGGTTGGATTCCCTGCCTAAATCCATCAAGATCTCGCGAAAAACAAGAAGTATCATTCTTCAAAACGTATGCCTATCATTAGTTTATAATACGATCATGATTCCTCTCGCCGCTTTCGGATTCATGCTACCGGTGATTTGTGCCGGTTTCATGACGTTGAGTTCCATTACAGTTGTCCTAAATTCAGTTTCCATGACGAGGAGGTTATCCGAATGA
- a CDS encoding FixH family protein, translating to MHKSLKRAFFVVGASFLGMFVATFFTVKIALAGHTPPVDANYYEKGLKYDQTVFAQREMSANGYDLEADWFQKQSGLHPGKQKLQVKFVKNSKSVSGAKLEIRLERSATDAFNKKIELKETSSGIYEGETEVPFSGSWRAVISAKLGDQIMEKTRQIEVLK from the coding sequence ATGCACAAAAGCCTTAAAAGAGCGTTCTTTGTGGTCGGCGCGAGTTTTCTAGGAATGTTCGTAGCCACATTCTTCACGGTGAAAATCGCGCTGGCAGGACACACCCCCCCGGTCGATGCCAATTATTACGAAAAAGGTCTGAAATACGACCAGACGGTTTTTGCCCAAAGGGAGATGTCCGCAAACGGATACGATCTGGAAGCGGATTGGTTCCAAAAACAAAGCGGTTTGCATCCGGGAAAACAAAAACTCCAAGTAAAATTCGTAAAGAATAGCAAATCCGTTTCCGGAGCAAAACTGGAAATCAGATTGGAAAGAAGTGCGACGGACGCCTTCAATAAAAAGATCGAACTTAAGGAAACATCCTCCGGAATCTACGAAGGAGAAACCGAAGTTCCCTTTTCCGGTTCTTGGAGAGCCGTGATCAGCGCGAAACTCGGCGACCAGATCATGGAAAAAACGAGGCAGATCGAAGTATTAAAATGA
- the ccoG gene encoding cytochrome c oxidase accessory protein CcoG gives MIVSRPISGKIRTARYYVQSFLVSLFFVTPWFRWGGLPLIRLDIPERKFFLFGNIFTPQEGYFLHLFLIGMGLTLFFFTTLIGRVWCGWACPQTIYTDIFDWIGRRIQGSKYGKKDAPTVPKIITHIVWILTSGLASAAWIAYFADPYLMVEAIRSFPVTGTIPLWTGFLGFFTFAMYADIAFIREQFCKYACPYARFQTVMMDSHSVNITYDFNRGEPRRQGKVKIGDCTACNLCLVVCPTGIDIREGTNVGCIACGKCSDACTQTMAKEGKKTLIGYWSENQIVQKGSPIRWIRTRTIVYATGLILVLSVLSLLLWQRVPLYLSVLPDRNIQPLSLGQGNVRNFYEVQMQNLTQEDKVLKFEIDSTDLKGVKKILVGGTEEGTVELPANSDRRYRLFIDLEPTPEDLNKKSHEITLKVHDLKNPGFQKSNVVPFLLPLGLAKNEKASDWRITNAQKP, from the coding sequence ATGATCGTATCCAGACCCATTTCGGGAAAAATCAGGACGGCGAGGTATTATGTGCAGTCCTTTCTGGTCTCGCTGTTCTTCGTCACACCTTGGTTCCGTTGGGGCGGACTCCCGCTCATACGCTTGGATATCCCGGAGAGAAAGTTCTTTCTCTTCGGGAATATCTTCACCCCTCAAGAAGGATATTTCCTACATCTATTCCTGATCGGAATGGGCCTCACCCTATTCTTCTTTACAACGCTTATCGGACGAGTCTGGTGCGGTTGGGCCTGCCCCCAAACCATCTACACGGATATCTTCGATTGGATAGGAAGAAGGATCCAAGGTTCCAAGTATGGCAAGAAGGACGCCCCCACCGTTCCCAAAATCATAACTCATATCGTATGGATCCTAACGAGCGGACTTGCATCCGCAGCCTGGATCGCCTATTTTGCGGATCCATACCTAATGGTGGAAGCGATCCGCAGTTTCCCGGTAACGGGAACGATTCCGCTTTGGACCGGATTCTTGGGCTTCTTCACATTCGCGATGTATGCAGACATAGCGTTCATACGGGAGCAATTCTGCAAATATGCTTGTCCTTATGCGAGATTCCAAACGGTGATGATGGACAGTCACTCCGTCAATATCACTTACGACTTCAATCGCGGGGAACCTAGAAGACAAGGTAAGGTAAAAATCGGAGATTGCACCGCTTGTAATCTTTGCTTAGTAGTCTGCCCCACAGGCATCGATATACGGGAGGGCACGAACGTGGGCTGTATCGCCTGCGGAAAATGTTCCGACGCCTGCACCCAAACCATGGCGAAGGAAGGAAAGAAGACTCTGATCGGTTATTGGTCGGAAAATCAGATCGTGCAAAAAGGAAGTCCGATCCGATGGATCCGGACCCGCACTATCGTTTACGCCACCGGACTCATTCTGGTTCTCTCCGTCTTAAGTCTACTTCTATGGCAGAGAGTTCCTTTGTATCTTTCCGTCTTACCGGATCGCAATATACAACCCTTATCCTTAGGCCAAGGGAACGTCCGCAATTTCTACGAAGTGCAGATGCAGAACCTTACCCAAGAGGACAAGGTTCTAAAATTCGAAATCGATAGCACCGATCTAAAAGGCGTTAAAAAGATTCTTGTGGGCGGAACCGAAGAAGGTACAGTAGAGTTGCCGGCTAATTCGGATAGAAGATACCGTTTATTCATCGATCTGGAACCCACTCCGGAAGATCTGAATAAGAAGAGCCACGAAATCACTTTAAAAGTTCATGATTTGAAAAATCCCGGATTCCAGAAATCCAATGTCGTCCCCTTCCTACTTCCCTTGGGGCTGGCAAAAAACGAGAAAGCATCGGATTGGAGGATTACAAATGCACAAAAGCCTTAA
- a CDS encoding cbb3-type cytochrome c oxidase N-terminal domain-containing protein, translated as MSDPNKEFDGIRQADNPLPEWWKWVFLGCIVVAVVYSIYFHGYSNWGTTEYYAAQAEEYKELFPNKNRVVETAQDGSNPMRGNAEAIAAGQTTFQTYCVACHGPTGEGLVGPNLMDKEWLHGNTDKELYETVMKGVPVEKTKLGKGPMPPHEMSLGSEKVYQVLAWLASRNPELKANK; from the coding sequence ATGAGCGACCCGAACAAAGAATTCGACGGAATACGGCAGGCGGACAACCCTCTTCCAGAATGGTGGAAATGGGTTTTCTTAGGCTGTATCGTGGTAGCGGTAGTCTATTCCATATATTTCCACGGATATTCCAACTGGGGAACCACGGAATACTACGCGGCTCAAGCCGAGGAATACAAGGAATTGTTTCCTAATAAGAACCGAGTAGTGGAAACGGCACAGGACGGATCCAACCCGATGCGCGGAAATGCGGAAGCTATCGCCGCGGGTCAGACGACCTTCCAGACCTATTGCGTGGCCTGTCATGGACCCACGGGAGAAGGTTTAGTCGGACCGAACCTGATGGATAAGGAATGGCTCCACGGAAATACGGACAAAGAACTTTATGAAACCGTTATGAAGGGAGTTCCCGTAGAAAAAACCAAACTGGGAAAAGGGCCTATGCCTCCCCACGAAATGAGTTTAGGATCCGAGAAAGTCTATCAGGTCTTAGCCTGGTTGGCGTCTAGGAATCCGGAGCTAAAAGCTAATAAATGA
- a CDS encoding cbb3-type cytochrome c oxidase subunit 3, whose protein sequence is MDLDALQIYKSLRLPVMVIAISIIILYVYRRSRKDRMESPKFRMLEED, encoded by the coding sequence ATGGACTTGGACGCTTTACAAATTTATAAATCCTTACGGCTTCCCGTAATGGTAATCGCGATATCGATAATCATCCTCTACGTATATCGCCGTTCGAGAAAAGACAGGATGGAAAGCCCAAAATTTAGGATGTTAGAGGAGGATTGA
- the ccoO gene encoding cytochrome-c oxidase, cbb3-type subunit II: MNWFDKLLDWFSGFTDQWEKNGIKFTLYTMVAILIGGIFELVPPFFLSKTAEPISGIKPYNALELAGRDVYQKEGCNNCHTQMIRPFKWEVDRFDPQQAYGKDGYSKAGEFVYDHPFLWGSKRTGPDLAHESQIQPSAEWHKTHLMNPRDTAKGSVMPSYPWLFEESAKLDPAKVADHMRGLRKVGVPYTDADIEAAASLVSGKTEGDALIAYLLKLGKDGAELSKSLQ, from the coding sequence ATGAATTGGTTCGACAAATTATTAGATTGGTTTTCCGGTTTCACGGACCAATGGGAAAAGAACGGAATCAAATTCACCCTCTATACGATGGTCGCGATTTTGATCGGGGGAATCTTCGAATTGGTTCCTCCCTTCTTCCTTTCCAAAACGGCGGAGCCGATTAGCGGGATCAAACCTTATAACGCTTTAGAACTGGCGGGAAGAGACGTTTATCAGAAGGAAGGCTGTAATAACTGCCATACCCAAATGATTCGTCCTTTCAAATGGGAAGTGGATCGTTTTGATCCGCAACAAGCCTACGGTAAAGACGGTTATTCCAAGGCGGGCGAGTTCGTTTACGATCACCCCTTCCTTTGGGGTTCCAAAAGAACCGGTCCGGACCTGGCTCACGAATCCCAGATCCAGCCTTCTGCGGAATGGCATAAGACTCACTTGATGAACCCTCGGGACACCGCTAAGGGTTCCGTGATGCCTTCTTATCCTTGGCTATTCGAAGAATCAGCCAAGTTGGACCCCGCTAAAGTTGCGGACCATATGAGAGGCTTGCGCAAGGTAGGAGTTCCTTATACCGACGCGGATATAGAAGCGGCCGCAAGCCTAGTCTCCGGAAAAACGGAGGGGGACGCTCTCATCGCCTATCTACTTAAGTTAGGAAAAGACGGGGCGGAGCTCTCTAAGAGCCTTCAATGA
- the ccoN gene encoding cytochrome-c oxidase, cbb3-type subunit I — MSQSEQKYNDGIVKAFLLSALVWGVASMLVGVWIAFQMVYPELNFGPYFTFGRLRPLHTNAAIFGFALSIIFATAYHTVQRLCRVRIWSDKLAKLHFVLYNLTIALAAITLPLGLSQSKEYAELEWPLDLLIVIWFVIFIINYFGTIFTRQEKQLYSAIWFYIASWVTIPILFIVNNLSIPVSWLKSYSVYSGVYDANIQWWYGHNAVAFVLTTPFLGLMYYYLPKHVKQPIYSHRLSIIHFWSLIFLYIWAGPHHLLYSPLPDWLQTTGMVFSIMLWMPSWGGMLNGFLTLTQAKEKIKTDATLKMLLVGITFYGMSTFEGPLLSIRSVSGLGHNTDWIIGHVHGGTLGWVGMMSFAVLYYLVPRIWNTNLYSERLANFHFWIATLGILLYIVSMWVSGITEGSMWRAIDETGALKFPNWVQITETLKPYRLFRGIGGSLYLLGLLVMIYNLVKTMLTAGSGFKEIDLRVGLKEAN, encoded by the coding sequence ATGAGCCAATCAGAACAAAAGTACAACGACGGAATCGTGAAAGCGTTTCTGCTCTCCGCCTTAGTGTGGGGCGTCGCCTCGATGCTTGTCGGTGTCTGGATCGCCTTCCAGATGGTGTATCCCGAGTTAAACTTCGGGCCTTATTTCACCTTTGGTAGACTACGTCCTCTCCACACCAACGCAGCCATATTCGGATTTGCGTTAAGCATCATTTTCGCGACGGCTTACCATACCGTTCAAAGGTTATGTAGAGTTAGAATCTGGAGCGATAAGCTTGCGAAACTCCATTTCGTTCTTTATAATCTTACGATCGCACTCGCCGCGATCACTCTTCCCTTGGGACTCAGCCAATCCAAAGAATATGCGGAATTGGAATGGCCCTTGGACTTGTTGATCGTAATCTGGTTCGTGATCTTCATCATCAACTATTTTGGAACGATCTTCACCAGACAGGAAAAGCAATTATATTCCGCTATCTGGTTTTACATCGCTTCTTGGGTGACGATCCCGATACTATTCATCGTAAATAACCTTTCCATTCCCGTAAGTTGGCTCAAATCCTACTCGGTGTATTCCGGAGTTTACGATGCGAATATCCAATGGTGGTACGGACACAATGCGGTGGCATTCGTTCTTACGACACCTTTCTTGGGTTTGATGTATTACTATCTCCCTAAGCACGTCAAGCAGCCGATCTATAGCCATAGATTATCCATCATCCATTTTTGGAGCTTGATCTTCCTTTATATTTGGGCAGGTCCTCACCACCTTCTATACTCACCTCTTCCTGACTGGTTGCAAACCACCGGGATGGTATTCAGTATCATGCTTTGGATGCCTTCTTGGGGAGGAATGCTGAACGGATTCTTGACGCTTACACAAGCTAAGGAAAAGATCAAGACCGACGCCACACTGAAGATGTTACTCGTAGGGATTACTTTCTACGGTATGTCCACCTTCGAAGGTCCTTTGCTTTCCATTCGCTCAGTGAGCGGACTCGGCCATAACACCGACTGGATCATCGGACACGTTCACGGTGGAACCTTAGGCTGGGTGGGAATGATGTCCTTCGCGGTTCTATATTATCTCGTTCCAAGAATCTGGAATACCAACCTTTATTCCGAAAGACTCGCTAACTTCCATTTCTGGATCGCGACTCTGGGAATTCTACTCTATATCGTTTCTATGTGGGTTTCCGGAATCACCGAGGGATCTATGTGGAGAGCGATAGACGAAACGGGTGCTCTAAAATTCCCTAACTGGGTTCAGATCACCGAAACCTTGAAGCCTTACAGATTGTTCCGCGGTATCGGTGGAAGTCTCTATCTACTCGGATTACTCGTGATGATCTACAATCTCGTCAAGACCATGCTGACCGCGGGATCCGGTTTCAAAGAAATCGACCTAAGAGTAGGCCTGAAGGAGGCAAACTGA
- a CDS encoding acetyl-CoA hydrolase/transferase family protein, which yields MGLHFISAEEALKDVKNGQRIFIHSVYAAPPLLVRALGSRASELKDIEIVHIHTEGEVPYASEGMEKSFRTNALFVGANMRKAVEEGRADYLPIFLSECPSLFRKGILPIDVALISVSPPDSHGFCSLGVSVEISKAAVDSAKMVIAQVNRFMPRTHGDGMIHMSKIAHFVEGHIPLLETPSFDIDPIEQRIGEHIASLVEDGATLQMGIGAIPNAVLSCLGNHKNLGIHTEMFSDGVIPLAEKGIVNGSLKHSHPGKIVTGFVMGTRKLYDFVNDNPETIFLDIGYINDTDNIRKNPKVTAINSAIEVDLTGQICADSIGTRQYSGVGGQMDFIRGASLSEGGKPIIALPSTTSKGESRIVPVLKPGASVTTTRAHVHYVVTEYGAVNLYGKNLRQRAKALIELAHPSHRDSLSKSAAERFKEFGI from the coding sequence ATGGGACTCCATTTTATTTCCGCCGAAGAGGCCTTAAAAGACGTAAAAAACGGACAAAGAATTTTTATACATAGCGTTTATGCCGCGCCTCCACTCTTAGTCCGAGCTTTAGGCAGTCGAGCTTCCGAGCTGAAAGATATAGAAATAGTACATATTCATACCGAAGGAGAAGTCCCTTACGCTTCGGAAGGAATGGAAAAATCTTTTAGAACCAACGCTCTTTTCGTGGGAGCGAATATGAGAAAGGCAGTGGAAGAAGGAAGAGCGGATTACCTTCCCATCTTTCTTTCCGAATGTCCTTCTCTGTTCAGAAAAGGAATTCTTCCGATAGATGTCGCACTCATTTCAGTATCTCCTCCCGATTCCCACGGATTTTGTTCCTTGGGAGTTTCCGTGGAAATAAGCAAGGCGGCCGTGGATTCCGCTAAAATGGTAATCGCACAAGTGAATCGTTTTATGCCGAGAACCCACGGAGACGGAATGATCCATATGAGTAAAATCGCTCATTTTGTGGAAGGCCATATTCCCCTCTTAGAGACTCCTTCCTTCGACATAGATCCTATCGAACAAAGGATAGGAGAGCATATCGCGAGCCTCGTGGAGGACGGAGCCACTTTACAAATGGGAATCGGAGCCATTCCGAATGCGGTCCTTTCCTGTCTCGGAAACCATAAGAACCTGGGAATTCATACCGAAATGTTTTCGGACGGCGTTATCCCCCTCGCGGAAAAAGGAATCGTAAACGGTTCCTTAAAGCATAGCCATCCGGGCAAAATCGTGACAGGTTTTGTAATGGGAACCAGAAAACTTTACGATTTCGTTAACGATAATCCGGAGACGATTTTTCTTGACATAGGCTATATTAACGATACTGATAATATCCGCAAAAACCCGAAAGTGACCGCGATCAATTCCGCAATCGAAGTGGATCTTACCGGTCAGATTTGTGCGGATTCCATCGGAACTAGGCAATATTCCGGCGTAGGGGGACAAATGGATTTCATTCGAGGCGCTTCTCTTTCCGAAGGAGGAAAGCCTATCATCGCACTCCCGTCCACAACCTCCAAAGGCGAGTCCAGAATCGTCCCCGTCTTAAAACCAGGAGCCAGCGTGACCACGACCCGTGCGCATGTGCACTATGTGGTTACGGAATACGGAGCCGTGAACCTCTACGGAAAAAATCTAAGACAGAGAGCTAAGGCCCTGATAGAACTCGCTCACCCTTCGCATCGAGACTCACTCTCAAAAAGCGCTGCCGAAAGATTTAAGGAATTCGGAATATGA